The bacterium DNA segment CGACACGGACGACTTCTTCGACTGGGGCGATCAAGGCAACAATCCGGATGACGACGACGAGGACAGCGACGACGATGACGACGATGGCGGCGGCGGCGGAAGCTGCGGCGGCTGATCGCGCCCATCCGGTTTCGATGCGATTCCGCGGCCGGCCGCCGGCGTTAGTCGGCCCGCGCCTCGCGGATTTTCCCGCGCGCGTGACATCTCGCGGAAAATGAGGAAAATCGGACCTTGCTCCCGCGAAGCCCCGGACCAGGGGGTTCGCGCGGGGCCGTTTCCCTTTCCCGCATGAGCACGTCCTATGCCCATTCTTCGTCCCTTTCCGGCCTGGTACGCACGTCCTGACGCCGCCTCGCGCGTCGCGTGCCCGCCGTATGACGTCGTCTCCGACGAGGAGGCCCGCCGCCTCGCCGCGCCCGACAGCTTCATGCGCGTCATTCGCGCGGAGGTCGATTTCGAGTTTGGCGCCGATCCGTACGACGAACGCATCTACCACCGGGCGCGACGCAACCTGCTCGAGCTGATCGATCGCGGCCTGCTCGTGCGCGAACGCGCGCCCGCCATGTACGTCTATCGCATCAGCGCCGGCGGCCACGCGCAGACGGGCGTTATCGGCGAGGCGAGCCTGTCCGAATACGCGGCCGGCGCGATCAAAAAACACGAGCTGACGCGGCCGGACAAGGAAAACGACCGCATGCGGCATATCGACGCGACGGGCGCCAATACCGGCCTGGTGTACCTGACCTTCCGCGCCGAGGAGACGATCCGCGCCATCGGACGAAAGGTCGCGGGCGGCAAACCGCTTGTGACCGTCACGGCCCCGGATCAGGTGACGCACGAGATCTGGCGGGTACCGGACGCGGACACGGTCGGAAAGCTCGCCGCCGCGTTCGCGGCGCAGCCCGCGTTTTACGTCGCCGACGGGCATCACCGCATCGCCGCGTCGCATCGCCTGTTTGAGGAGCGGGGCGGATCGAAGGTGGCTGCGTCGAAGCCCGGCGCGACGCCCGCGTACGAAGGCGTGATGGTCGCGGCGTTCCCCCACGACGAGTTGCGCATCCTGCCGTATCACCGCCTGGTGCTCGACGCCCGGCGCGGCGCGGATGACGTGATGCGCGCGGTGCGCGAACGTTTTTCCGTCGAGGAAACGGACACGCCGCAACCGGATCGCCCCGGCGCGTTCGGCATGTATCTTTACGGCCGCTGGTGGCGGCTTTCGGCGCCGGAAGGCGCCGCGCGGCGCTCCGATACGGATCCGACCGCGCATCTGGACGTGCGCGTCTTGCAGGAGCGCCTTCTTTCGCCCGTGTTCGGCATCGACGATCCGCGCACCGACAAGCGCATCGAGTTCGTCGGCGGATCGCGCGGGATCGACGCGCTCGCGGCGCGTTGCGCGAAACAACCCGGCGCGGTCGCGCTCGCCGTGCCGCCCACGTCGATGGACGATCTGCTGGCCGTCGCCGACGCGGGCGCGATCATGCCGCCCAAGTCGACGTGGTTCGATCCGAAATTGCTGTCGGGCCTCGTGGTGCGGCCGATCTGATCGCAACCGCTTCGGGCCCGCGCCCGAAATGGACAAAATGGACGCCATGGACATGATGGACCCGGTGGACCCGGTGGACTCGATGGACTCGATGGACTCGATGGACCCGATGGACCCGATGGACTCAATGGACAAAACGCGACCCGACAAGTCAATTTCAACGGCCGTTTTTAGGCTTGTCATCCTGAGGCTTGTCATCCTGAGCGAAGCGAAGGATCTCGCACCGCGCCGGAACGAACGCAGACCCTTCGCTTCGCTCAGGGTGACAAATTGCGCGGGCAAACCGCTCGCCGGTCGCCGATAGCCCGCGGCCCATGTACGCTCCCCTCGACATGAAAGCCGTCGTCGGCGCCGCGTTTCGCGGCAAGCGCATGGGCCGCGTCACGCGCCTCGCTTACATCCTGGCGCGCTGGCCGGATGTCGTCGGCCGGCCAAACGCGCTCGCGTGCGTTCCGGTATCGTTGCGCGATCGCGTGCTCGCCGTGCGCACCGACGACGCGTCCGTGGCCGACCGGCTGAAATACCTGGAGGACGAAATCGTCGAGCGCGCCGGAGAGGTCGTCGGGCGCGACAATGTCATCCGCGTGCGTTTCGTGGTCGGCGAAATGCCGGCCTTGCGCGCGAAAGGCAAGATGCGCGTGCCGAATCCGGAAAGCGCCCCGCACCTTGACGCGGCGCTCGACGATCCCGCGGTCGCCCGCCGTCCCGAGTTGCGCGACGCGCTCGCCGATCTTGCTGCCGCGCTGACGGGGAAAACCGGATCGTGACGCCCGATCGCGCGCGCCTGTCGGCCCGGGCGTCGGACCGCGTTTCGCTCGCGCTTGCGTATCTGTTGGCCGCGGCGGTCATGCTGTTCACGTATCGCGGCCTTGCCGCGGGGCACTTCCAGGCGGAGACGGACGTCATCCGCGCGGGCGCGGCGCGCGGGATGGCCGAGTGGCTGCCGTACCTTTCGCGCACGGCGATGATGATCAACGGCCCCGCCATCGCCGCGAGCGGCACCGTCCTTCCGGGCGTGTGGATGTACCACGTCCTGGCGCAGGTGATCGCCGGGCCGGACCCCGGGGCGCAACTGGCGTTCGCGGGCGTCATCCACCTGCTCGCCGTGTTTTCCGCCGCTTCGTTGTTGCGCGTGCTTTTCGACGACGGCCGCGCGGCGTTCGGGGCGATCGTCGTCGCGGTCGCGCCGGTGCTCGGCGACGTGTCCGCCACGTACGCGAACGGCCCGGCACTGCTGTCGCTCATGTGGATCGCGCAGGCGGGCCTTTGTTACGCGCGCTTCGCGCGGCGCGGCGGCAACGGCCAGCTTTTCGCGGCGACCATGTGCGTCTTTTTGGCGGTGTCCACGGACCCGATCGGATTTTTCGCGCCGTTTCTCGTCGCGGGGGTGGAGGCGATGGGCCGCCCGCGCGAGGCGTCCATGCCGGCGGCGCGCCGCGTCGCCGCCGTGTTCCTCGTCGGGGCGTCCGCCGTCGCCTTTATCGCCGCCGCGGCGGTGACAGACATGCCGTTCGATCATCCGTTCGGCGCGCTGGCCGACGGCACGAACCCCGCGTTCAAGATTCTCATCGGCCTCAAGGGCCTGGTCGCGCCCGGACTTGCCGGCAAGTGGGGGTCGATCTCGGCCATCCTGTTCGGAACGGCCGTGCTATTGGCCGCGGTCTATCGCGGGCTCGAGGACGCGCGGCGCCTCGTGCCTGTCGCGCTGTTTTTCGCCGCCGTGCTTGTCGGCCTGGATCGCATGGGCGATCCCGCGTTCGTCGGCGGGACGGCGTCCGCCGCGTTCCTGTGCCCGGTCCTTGTCGCCGCGCTCATCGCGGGCGACCTGTTCCGCGCGATCAAAAGCCCGCGCCTTCTCGCCCTCGTGCTCGCGGCGATCGTGGGCTACGGCTCCACCGCCGCGACGCTGCGCATGCAGCCCGCGATCGAGCGCGGCGAGCGTGTGGAAAGGCTCGGCGACGATATGCGGGCGATCTACGACGGCCTGTCGGACGAGTCGGACATCTACCTCGTCGGCGACGGCGTGGACGACGCGCTGATGCTGACCGCGCATCTGGATTTCGTGTACCGCCACGGCCTGTCGCGGCAGACGCGCTTTTCTTACGTGGACGGGGGCCGGCTCATGCCCGCGGACGCGGGCGCCGCCGTGGGGCGCCTGGGGCCGCTCATGCGCCTTGCGGTGACGCGCGCGATGGTCTTCATCGGCTGGACGGGCGGGCATACGGGGCTGACGGTGTTGAACAACGCGATTGACGTGAAACGCCTTCACGCCGAGGACGCGATGAGCCAGACGGGCTACTGGACGGATCCGTTTCCGATGGGCGGCGCCGACGCGGTCGAGAACTGGCAGGTGCAGCCCGGCCCGCAGGCGATACCGCCGGGCGAAAACTACGGCGCCTGGTACCTCGAAGGCCCGATCATCCGCCTGCATCCGGGAATCGGGCGCAGGGCGTACGCCTGAGATCGAGCAACGGGATGGCGGCGTAGGCGCCGGCCAACCACCGATGCCCCCGCGTTTCACGCAATCCTCGATCCTTGATCCTCAATCCTCGTCCTAACAACTCCCGCATCCGCCGGAATCGCCCTCGTCATCCCCGCGTTCGTCGGGATCGATGTTTGACGGATCGCCGTTTTCGTCGTCGTCATCCGCGTCGTCGTCATCCGGCCCGGTGTCATCGTCGTTGAAATCGTCGTCGTCCGTGTCGTCATCCATGTCGTCGTCGAAGTCGTCGTCTGACGCATCGTCGTCGAAATCATCGTCCATATCGTCGTCGGCGCTATCGTCGTCCGCGGAATCATCGTCGCCCGTGTCGTCGTCGCCCGTATCGTCGTCGCCGGTGTCGTCGTCCGCGGAATCGTCATCGCCCGTGTCATCATCGCCCGTGTCGTCGTCGCCGGCGCAAACATCCCAGCCGAGCGGGATCATGCGCTCGTGCGGTACGGCCGGCGCGGCCACGTCGCCGAAAACG contains these protein-coding regions:
- a CDS encoding DUF721 domain-containing protein, with amino-acid sequence MYAPLDMKAVVGAAFRGKRMGRVTRLAYILARWPDVVGRPNALACVPVSLRDRVLAVRTDDASVADRLKYLEDEIVERAGEVVGRDNVIRVRFVVGEMPALRAKGKMRVPNPESAPHLDAALDDPAVARRPELRDALADLAAALTGKTGS
- a CDS encoding DUF1015 family protein, encoding MPILRPFPAWYARPDAASRVACPPYDVVSDEEARRLAAPDSFMRVIRAEVDFEFGADPYDERIYHRARRNLLELIDRGLLVRERAPAMYVYRISAGGHAQTGVIGEASLSEYAAGAIKKHELTRPDKENDRMRHIDATGANTGLVYLTFRAEETIRAIGRKVAGGKPLVTVTAPDQVTHEIWRVPDADTVGKLAAAFAAQPAFYVADGHHRIAASHRLFEERGGSKVAASKPGATPAYEGVMVAAFPHDELRILPYHRLVLDARRGADDVMRAVRERFSVEETDTPQPDRPGAFGMYLYGRWWRLSAPEGAARRSDTDPTAHLDVRVLQERLLSPVFGIDDPRTDKRIEFVGGSRGIDALAARCAKQPGAVALAVPPTSMDDLLAVADAGAIMPPKSTWFDPKLLSGLVVRPI